AGTCTAGTGTGAATAATTTTGAATTAACTAAATGCCAAGTCAAAATTTGTTTGCATTAGGCCCACCATTTAGTTAGGCTAATAGCATAATAGCCCACCATACCGTATTAAGTTCTATTAAAAAAGTAATTAAAGATAATACTAATACTAATAATCTAATATAGTAATATTACTACTCTGTATTACTAATTCTatcaaaatataaatttttattccATGCCTAACCCTCCAACCGCAACTCGAACGTGCATATTCAGTCAATTGCCGTCAATCAAGCAGCAACATTTCCATGTCACAATATCGTCATTAATTCCTAACTATGCATTTTAAAAGTACCGATATactaataataattttaaaaatatactaCCATATTATCAGGACTTGAAATGAAAGGTTTTTTTACATATAATACGCCAGTTTGTGGATGTCAACTAGCTTTGTTAATAAAGTCTTAACAAATTTGTACTCAAGATATGTGATCGAATTCCGTTTACATTATTTATTGCCTTATTTTTTACGGCTCTCTCGATACACAAAAAACACAATACGCCAGTCCGATTATGGACCATCGTCAACATGCCTCCTCGCATGTCCAGACGCCTTACATGATCTTGAGCACACTGGATTTCCCTCCAATAAAAAGATTTTAGTCGTCTTTTTAACTACAAGGAAAATGATACTTCGTATATACAACTCTAATGCTATATATTTTCATAAGAGGTTAAAAATGTAATCACATCAATCGCTACGTGATTTTGACAATTTCTAATAAATCATTTCTAATTTAGAAAATGTATTAAATGTACTTCGTATATTGTAGTCATAAGAGTTGCATGTATCATTACCCTGTTAACCAAGATCTGATATCAAATCGGAGTAGTTATGTGGTTAATAGATAGCCAACACGTGTCCTTGCCTACCATGATCTTGCGTACACAGGATTTTCCCTCCAATcagaagattttattttatttatttatagaaAGTAATAAAACAGAGCAGGCGGtataaaagaagaagaagagagagaggCGTGCCTTCACGATTGAGCTCCCGttaaaaacaaaaattgatGAGCTCTTAGCACGTTAATTAACCACATCCCATCACTTTCACTCCCAACTTCTTCCCTCTCTTTTAAACAAATCAATCTTTCTACTTTCTTTTCTCCTAACCTCACTCTTTCTCTTTTCTCATATTTCTCTTCTGGCTTCCTCTGTTTTCATTTTCTTCATCCCCTTGTTATTGTAAACCTTAATTAGTGGGTGATTATGAGGACGCTTTGCCCTAATTTTGACAGGGAAGATGGACTTGAGACAGTGCTTGAAGTTCCTATTCCTGAAGAGATGTTCCCTTCTGCCAAGAATAAATGGCCCAATATGAAATCTTGGATGAAACCTAACCCTGGTAGAACTCCTGCTACTTTGCCTTTTGCTGATCGTAACTCTCAAATTCAGCTTCTTCTTGGTGTAATTGGTGCTCCGTTGATTCCTCTACCGATTCCGTCCGATCACAAGGTTACCAAATGCATCAAAGATCACCCAATTGTGAGTTTTAACAAACCCGTTCATTgtttttttctgtttttcttTCCTGGGTTTTTGTTGCACACAAAGTGTTTGATTAAATGCTTGAATGAACAagtattatgttcttttaagGTTTTCTTTATTGGGGTTTGTAAACTGATCGTTATGTGTTCGATGAAATGCTTAACAGGAATCTTCGATGGCGAAATACATTATTCATCAGTACATTGCAGCGATGGGAGGGGAGCACGCATTGAACTCGATCGACAGCATGTATGCTATGGGAAAGGTGAAGATGACGGCATCAGAATTCAGTGCTGGTGAGAATTTGTCTGTGAATAACCCAAAAGCGGATAATAAAGTAGTGAAGGTTAAAGGACTGAAGAATGGGGGTGAAGTAGGAGGGTTTGTTTTGTGGCAAAAGAAGCCAGATTTGTGGTGTTTGGAGCTGGTTGTTTCTGGTACTAAGATTAGTGCTGGCAGTGATGGGAAAGTTGCTTGGAGGCAGACACCTTGGCACAACTCACACGCCTCCCGAGGCCCGCCACGACCTCTCCGGCGTTCATTGCAGGTATACATCCATAAAATCCGGTCCTTATCACTCTTTCCATTTGATCATGTTCTTAATATGGTGAAAtatggtttttgattttgttacTTAACTTGCTTTAGTTGTCTGATTGTATGTTTATGCGCGTTTTTGGTAAAAAAGTTGTTCATATCATTAGTGATCATTTACAGTTGTAAAATCATATAGAATCTGGATATCTTAATCGTGTGATTGCATgctttaaaattttcaattctaTATCAATTAGTGTGATTCATTGACAATCATTGCCATAATTGAGATTCTACTGGCTTTTGCTGGCTATTGGCATGATTGAAAAATTACGCAATGATGTGTTTTTCCATTAGAGGCTGCCTCATTATTTTGTTATGCCTAACAAAATGAATCTCAAAATGAACTGTCTATTAAGATTGATATCCTCTACTAAttgttttaaaattgagattaTCATCAGGCCATATCGTTAattgtttgttaattttgtATACCTTGGCTTCAACTCTAGCTACCCAAATTACTCTAGAAAACAGAATTAGTAGGTTAATTGCAAATGGGACATGCCAAAGGAAAATGATGGGTTTTCTTTTGTGACAAAACTGACAAAAGAGAAGCAACATTTTCTTTTGCCGGTTAAAAGTGTTAGTCTTCCTTAATTCTGATTGACATATTCATATTCATTCAATCATGCTAAATTGTCGCACTTTTGCTTTGGGCCTCCCTTTTGACTCTTAGAACTAACTAAGGGCAGAGTCTTGAgtgctttctttctttctttactCACCAACCAAACAGCAATTTCTTCCCTTTCTTTTGAAAATTGGTTGTTGACTAGTCTAAATCTTGAAGGTCAGTAGTTGTTTTCTTATTATGGAGGTTGATCACAATTTCTTATGTACTCTTGATTTGTTTTTTTAACCTCAACTGGTGTTGTACGGGATGGTAACGTTGCTAATGCTGATTTAATCCTGAATGTTGTGAACTAATTGGTAAAtggaactttttttttatagggTCTTGATCCGAGGATGACAGCAAACCTGTTCACAAATGCAATCTGCATTGGCGAGAAAGTAGTAAACGATGAAGATTGCTTCGTGCTAAAGCTAGAAGCCAATCCATCAACACTTGAAGCAAGGAGCAGCAGTAATGTAGAGATAATCCGTCACACAGTTTGGGGATACTTCAGCCAAAGGACAGGACTTCTAGTCCAGCTAGAGGACAGTCATCTTCTAAGAATAAAAACTTCAAAGAGTGATAGCATTTTCTGGGAGACTACCATGGAGTCTCTTATCCAAGACTACCAAACAATAGATGGTGTTAACATAGCACATTCTGGTAAAACTTCAGTCTCACTGTTTAGATATGGTGAGAACTCAGAGAATCATTCAAGAACACGTATGGAGGAGATTTGGACAATTGAAGAAGTGGACTTCAACATTAAAGGATTGTCCATGGATTGTTTCTTACCCCCTTCTGATCTAAAGAAAGAGGACGATGGATTCACTGCCGTTGTCCCAAACAGCATAAAACCAACAACAACTAAAACGCAAAATGCTGCAAAGGCTGCAAACACGAAAATGAGCACTGCTAAGGTTGCTGCTGTTGATGATCATCATACAGAGAATCTGGATGGGAGTGAAAGGATGTAAACTCTCAATCTGAATCCGAATCATCAGTTTTGTGCATCTTCTGTACATAATGGAATTACAGATGAGTGAAATGTACAGCCACGACTAACAGGAAATCTAAGATTGCTCAACAAAATACTGAGCATCAAAATGTATAGACCGTCCAAATGATTAGACCCTATTGATGTTAGTCATGAGTTTTACATAAGCACTCTGAGTTGCTATAATTTCCGGTAGAGGGCTTTCTTATAGAGGCTTGTGTTTTATGTAAGTCTTTGCCTCTCGGAATTAATGTCATCATATATATTTTGATTCACGAATTGAGGTGAATTATTTTAACTTGGCTGGCATGTTGAATGCTCCATGTAGAAACGTTAAAATAGAACTAATTTTTGTTCATTCTTTTGCCATATATAAATGGAATTTGAGTACGTCTGATGTCTCTATGAATGATCTGGCCCTGTGTTCTGAAACTAGATTAAGAACAATGTTATTGCTGATTTTGTTGTCTGAATGTTCTGTTGCAGTCCCGATTTCACTGTTGTAATCATCCTTGTCAAAATTTAGTAATGGAGCCTTGTTATAGTGTTTTAATTTGCTTAAAATTCTATAGGAGTAATTTCTCTTATTTGTCAAAATCAAAATTTGTTTTTCTCATGTTTGAAAGTCTGATCAAGGTTCCTGAACAGAATGGTCAGGATCTAACATAAGTGTAAGTAGTTTGTTTTCTTGTGGAAAACATAATTTTCACAACCTTGATTTTCCAGATCACACTCTTGATTATTTTGTGGTTCACATTCAATCATTTATATTGAGttattgacaaaaaaaaaatactttagaTGACAAATTAAAGCTTAATTTTGACAAgattaacaaaagaaaaaaacttttatttctTCATTAGTTAACTCATTACATTATACAAATACACTTTTACACATGATAATATCACACATGAACTCCCGCGAAAAATTAGTCCACTCGCCAAAGGCCGTGAAAATTCCTgcagtagaaccaaaaaaaaaaaaatcacacatAAACAACATCCTTGAACAAAGGCACTCTATCATTTGAAAACTTGGAATTAGGCTTAGGCAGCAGAAGAGATATCAATGGACTTGACCTCAGGCTTCTTCTCCTCCATTTTAGGCACAGTGACAGTAAGAACACCATTCTCCATATTCGCCTTAATCTCCTCCATCTTTGCATTTTCCGGCAGCCTGAACCTCCTTAAGAACTTTCCAGAACTCCTCTCAACACGGTGCCACTTGTCATTCTTCTCCTCCTGCTCTCTGTTTCTCTCCCCGCTGATCTGAAGCACCTTTCCATCTTCAACCTCAACCTTTACCTCCTCTTTCTTCAACCCAGGTAAATCCGCCTTGAAAACATGGGCCTCCGGGGTCTCTTTCCAGTCAATTCGAGTGTTCACAAACGCAGCGGTGTCTCCACCGGTGGAGGAGAGAGACTGAGAAGGGGTGTTGAAGGGAAATCCTTGAAAGGGATCAAATATATCAAGTGAGAATGGGTCGAAGACGTTGCTTCGTCGGTTTCCGAAAAAGCTTGGAATTAGCGACATTGTTGAAAtgatttttggttttggttttctgaGTTTAGAATTGCAGATGTTTTTCTTTTGAGGATTGATGATCTCTCTGTTTTTTGATGACGAGATTGAAATCTTAAGAGGTATTTATAATGATAAACAGAGAGTTCTAGTTCGTTCTGAGAAGGATTCCATTTCAAAAACTGATGTTTCTTGATAGGCGGGGTAATACTAGATTGGAAATAAGAGGGGTTTTCAAGTGCACTCTGGAACCTTCCTACGTATTTGGGCTTCTCAGTTAACCGAATCTGCTATTTCTGTATTTTGGGTTATGGCCAACCCAAAAAATATTTGGGCTTCAATCACATAACAGTATAACACACAAATagtctcctttttttttctttttcaggtGAATACACAAATAGTCTACTTGAGTCACTTGACAGATAATACAGAGTAATAaagagattttttttaatttttttttttgacagtaATTACACACAAAAGAAAAAGCTAGTGTCCATCCTTCCTAGCTGAAACAGCTAGATCATAGGCACGTTTAACATCTAATCTAGAACTTTTCCTAATACTAGTGGTTCGGGCGCGCGTTGCGTGCCGTATGCTCTGAAATAACTAATTTGGTATCAATTTTATTCTAATGCTTTATATATATTTGTACTAATGATATGTATAGTGACAATTGTACCGACTTTAATTTAATTCTTACTTCATAATAGCATAGCTTATGAATAACTAATTTGGTATCAACTTTGTTCTAATgctctatatatatatttgtgCTAATGATATGTAGAGTGACAAGTTTTACCGACTTTGATTTAATTCTTACTTCACAATATATGCTATGTTGTTTGTTTGCTatgtaattaatttttttcgAAGTCAGCGACAGTACTTTCATGGATATGTCGATCAACTTCTTGTTGATATGTTAATCCTATTTGAGAGGTTCGATAATGGGagcaatttattattattattattattattattattattattattattattattattattattattattattattattattattattaataacaagaattaaatttaaaagtaaaataaaatttaatgggTATCATTTAataataagaagaagaattaaatttaaaataaaatgaaatataaTGGGGAGTTATTGTTCATAAGAACCGAATAGGAGAGAACCAGAGAAGAAATGATAATCATGGTGTTGGGAATGTTAGGATTTTTGGGAAGGGATGATGAATTGAAGCACTTTGGGGCTCCATTAATCAGAGGAATATAAAGCTTGAATGAAAAGGAAAGTGAATAAGTGGAAGAAGATTAAAGAAGGGAAACATGTGGAAATTTTGTAAAAGTATGGTCAAATTTGTTAATAAGGTGTGAGGGGTTACTGTTCATAAGAGAAATAGCTTAGCTCCCACTTTTTATAGAGTAGAGATAACACACATCTATCATCTTCTATAAGCCTCCTTCTCTTTAACCCTCTCTTTGTTGGGAGAGCATTGTTGAGGGTTTTCCAAATGAAAACTTTCTATTTGGGGAGAATGTTTGCGCTTCAGAATTTCTTCCAAAAATTGTCCAAGATACTCAAATCATCTAACTCAGTTCTGTTTGCCATGAGGTATGCATACAATGTCTTAACTGAACATTTTCCATTTGTGAGACCAACCCAATGAAACAGATCTTCTATATTTGCCTCAGAGATATGAGTATCCAATATTTTTCTTGCCGTACCTTCTTGAAATATTCTCCAAATTAGATAAGTATTCCAAGTTTTTGAACCATTCTGGAATAAATCACTTACCTTATTCACACTATGAAGATTTTGATTTTGGTGTCTTCTATAGAGGATTGAGCTTGAAGGAATCCAATTTCCATCATTTATATTCGTATTACCCCTATAAATAACCTTTCTAAAGCCTCCACTGattgtttgaatacttttaCACATACCTCTATATCCCCACGAAGCTCTTGGTGGTATATGTTTCGAAAGAGCAGCTTCCAGTGTCAACTTCTTATAAGCTGCATTCAGAATTCTGGATAGGAGAAGGCTTAGGTTATGCTGAATACGTAAAGCTTGTTTAGCAAGGAGTGCCTTATTATTATAACATTCAATATTCCTGAGCCCCATGCCTCCCATTCCCTTCGGAGTTTCCAGTTTATCTCTTTTTACCCAACAAACTCCTCTTCTATCTCCACTCCCTTTCCACCAAAAATGCATGGCTAAAGCACCCATTCTGTTAACCACTGATTTGGGAACCAAAAACACAGACAGAATATTTGCACAAAGAGCAGCAAGAATACCGTTGATAAGAATGGTCCTTCCAGCGGGAGAGAGATGCAAATGCTTCCATGCAGTGATCTTTCGATATATTTTCTTGATCAATGAGTGATACACATTAGTtgatcttgttaggttatgatacatatgacactacatagatcatgcggaaacaaccattaacccaggacaacatattatttacacataatcatatagcataatttagatgcatactctttgttgcgtgccctccctagctgcgcccgaaccgaacaagaacaagtcttttaggactccaagtgtcgtccctccgtagatagtccacagcacgtccggatccgccttaagattgaccaactagaatcgcccttaaggtactagaaaatttcggcactttatgagcaagatgtgtgttttaattttctctcaaaaaactcacttttgaatactttgaaacttatgtataaattatgacccctaggcctttatttatagagttatggaaaaggaatcgtaatcctagtaggatacgaattaattggaattagaatcctacatgaattctatttaattaattcatccaattaggaatagaaatttaatcatacactgactcttgtagattcaggaatcacgcatgagcacaaactcacacacacacggcagccacaagggctgcccatgcgcgtgcgagcagcagcccacgcagcacggcccacgcatccgtggcccttggcgcgcgctgggcttgtggcgtgcgtgcttgctgggcgatggcccggcttcgtgctgggccttcgtccggcaggcctcgtccgatgctaattcgtacgatacgcttccgattaaatttccatttccggaatctatttccgatacgaacaatatttaatatttccgattccggaattaatttccgtttcgaacaaatatttaatatttccgtttccggaattattttccgattccggtaatatttccgattctgacaatatttccgtttccggcaatatttccgattctggtaatatttccatttccaataatattttccgatacgtaccatgtttccgtttccggcaacatctacgacttggataatattcatatttccgatacgatccatatttccgtttccggcaatatcatcgtttccggagtattcatttcttgcctgtgacgatcttagctcccactgaaaccaagatccgtcggttccgaatattcatagatggagtatttaatgccattaaatacttgatccgtttacgtactatttgtgtgaccctacgggttcagtcaagagtaagctgtggattaatatcattaattccacttgaactgaagcggcctctagctaggcattcagctcacttgatctcactgaattattaacttgttaattaatactgaaccgcatttattagacttaacatagaatgcatacttggaccaagggcattatttccttcagtctcccacttgtccttagggacaagtgtgcatttcctaattcctttgtcgctcgatgcttgctcttgaacataaggtaagagttgtcatccttattatgtccagaggtgttcctcggtttcagagttcaactgatcaaataaacagataatcatagcctatgattcatccgagcacggccatgcatttcacagtttctagctctccgagtggccttgtacaacttttaagcatctcatcccgatttatgggaggacaatcccaatcttgcgatcttgagattagacttcgtttgataggtgattacctgagcgttgcctttatagcctccttttacggtgcgacggttggtcaacgtcaaagcaaccagttctcaaacaagtaatctcaaatcactcaggtattgaggatttagtgtctaataatttaatgaaatttacttatgacagactttcatctcttacagtaaagtttcataggtcttgtccgatactagtcttcccaaagtaagtatctatgcaaatgattatgacattgccatgtccacatagttcaagaaacagaactactagtcatcttgcactctaatcgtctaacgttttctatgcgtccaattttatagaaaactccgattagggaccattttcaacctttgacattcaagttcacttgatagacatttcttagtcacaggactggtcctgacagtctatcttgaatatatcgtcaagttgaagggactcatcatttaataaaccacaaattaaatggaaaaatgaatttctttcatttattgtgaatgattaaccaataatgttttacaaagatttaaactctaaaactttaaaacattaaacagagacatcaaagccattctccaatatgcttgattcccatagctgcagtgtgcgagttgtgcttcgcttgcggcagaggtttagttaatggatctgatatgttgtcatcagttccaattttgcttatctcgacttcttttctttcaacgaactctcgtagaaggtgaaatctacgaagtacatgcttgactctctggtggtgtctaggctcttttgcctgtgcaatagctccgttattatcacaatacagggctattggtcctttaatggaggggactacaccaagttctcctatgaacttccttagccatatagcttcctttgctgcttcatgtgcagcaatgtactccgcttcagttgtagaatccgcaatggtgctttgcttagcacttttccagcttactgctcctccgttgaggcagaagacaaacccagactgtgatctgaaatcatctttgtcggtttggaaacttgcgtccgtatagcctttaacaattaattcatcatctccaccatagaccaggaagtcatctttgtgccttttcaggtacttcagaatgttcttggcagcagtccaatgcgcctctcctgggtctgactggtatctgctcgtagcactgagtgcgtacgcaacatccgggcgtgtacatatcatagcatacattattgaaccaatcaatgatgcatatggaatcccattcattcgtctacgctcatcaagtgtttttgggcactgagtcttgcttagagtcattccatgagacatgggtaggtagcctcgcttggagtccgccatcttgaacctatcaagcaccttattgatataagtgctttgactaagtccaatcatctttttagatctatctctgtaaatcttgatgcccaatatgtactgtgcttctcctagatccttcatcgaaaaacatttcccaagccaaatcttgacagagttcaacataggaatgtcatttccgataagcaatatgtcgtcgacatataatactaggaaagcaattttgctcccactgaccttcttgtatacacaagattcgtccgcgttcttgatgaaaccaaagtcactgactgcttcatcaaaacgtatattccagctcctggatgcctgcttcaatccgtagattgacttctttagcttgcatacctttttagcattctttggatcctcaaaaccttcaggctgtgtcataaacacagtttctgttaaaacgctgtttaagaaagcagttttgacatccatctgccatatttcgtaatcgtaatatgcagcgattgctaacattattcgaatagactttagcattgcaactggtgaaaaggtttcatcgtaatccacaccgtggacttgcctgtaaccttttgcaaccaatctagctttgaaaacttcaagtttcccatccttgtccttttcagtttgaaaacccatttgcttccaatggcttggtagccatctggcaaatcgaccaaatcccatacttggttttcagacatggagtctaattcagattgcatggcttcttgccattgcttggagctagggctcgtcatagcttgcttgtaagtcgcaggttcatcactttcaagtaatagaacgtcatagctctcgttcgtcaaaatacctaagtacctttccggttgagatctatatctttgcgatctacgcggggtaacatttctagattgaccatgattctcaccagattcttctaaagatctctgagtttcatcttgaatgtcatcttgagcattctctagagtttgttgttcgactcgaatttcttcgaggtctacttttctcccacttgtcattttggaaatgtgatccttctccaaaaagacaccatctcgagcaacaaacactttgttctcagatgtattgtagaagtaatacccctttgtttcctttggatagcccacaaggatacatttgtcagattttggatgaagtttgtctgaaattaatcgtttgacgtaaacttcacatccccaaatcttaagaaaagacacatttggaggctttccaaaccataattcgtatggagtcttttcgacagctttagacggagctctatttatagtgagtgcagctgtatttagtgcatgtccccaaaattctaatggaagttcggcctgacccatcattgacctgaccatgtctagcaaggttctgttcctccgttctgacacaccgttccattgtggtgttccaggaggagtcaattctgatagaattccacattctttcagatggtcatcaaattcatagctcagatattcaccgcctctatcagaccgcagtgccttaatcttcttgcctaattgattctctacttcactctgaaattccttgaatttgtcaaaggattcagacttatgcttcattaggtagacataaccatacctactgaagtcatcagtgaaagtgataaagtagctgaaaccacctctagcatttgtactcattggtccacatacatctgtatggattaaacccaatagttcatttgctctttctccaactttagagaaaggttgctttgtcattttgccaagtaaacatgattcgcatttaccataatcctctaagtcaaatggttctagaattccttccctttgaagtctttctaagcgtttcaagtttatatggcctaatcgacaatgccacagataggtgagatctgaatcatcctttttggcctttttggtatttatgttatatacttgtttgtcgtgatctaataaataaagtccattgactaatctagcagatccataaaacatctctttaaaataaaacgaacaactattgtcttttattataaaggaaaatcccttagcatctaagcaagaaactgaaatgatgtttttagtaagacttggaacatggaaacattcttccagttccaaaactagcccggagggcaacgacaaatagtaagttcctacagctaatgcagcaatccgtgctccatttcccactcgtaggtcgacttcacccttgcttaactttctacttcttcttagtccctgtggattggaacataagtgtgagccacaacctgtatctaatacccaagaagttgaattagcaagtatacagtctataacgaaaatacctgaagatggaacgactgttccgttcttctgatcttcctttagcttcaagcaatctctcttccaatgccccttcttcttgcagtagaagcattcggattcagaagtgggttgactgaccttcctctttgcagatttggcgccagtttgcttagttgggctggccttgttgccacctttcttagcattcctcttctttccagatttct
This sequence is a window from Spinacia oleracea cultivar Varoflay chromosome 1, BTI_SOV_V1, whole genome shotgun sequence. Protein-coding genes within it:
- the LOC110785512 gene encoding uncharacterized protein, which encodes MRTLCPNFDREDGLETVLEVPIPEEMFPSAKNKWPNMKSWMKPNPGRTPATLPFADRNSQIQLLLGVIGAPLIPLPIPSDHKVTKCIKDHPIESSMAKYIIHQYIAAMGGEHALNSIDSMYAMGKVKMTASEFSAGENLSVNNPKADNKVVKVKGLKNGGEVGGFVLWQKKPDLWCLELVVSGTKISAGSDGKVAWRQTPWHNSHASRGPPRPLRRSLQGLDPRMTANLFTNAICIGEKVVNDEDCFVLKLEANPSTLEARSSSNVEIIRHTVWGYFSQRTGLLVQLEDSHLLRIKTSKSDSIFWETTMESLIQDYQTIDGVNIAHSGKTSVSLFRYGENSENHSRTRMEEIWTIEEVDFNIKGLSMDCFLPPSDLKKEDDGFTAVVPNSIKPTTTKTQNAAKAANTKMSTAKVAAVDDHHTENLDGSERM
- the LOC110785511 gene encoding 17.8 kDa class I heat shock protein; protein product: MSLIPSFFGNRRSNVFDPFSLDIFDPFQGFPFNTPSQSLSSTGGDTAAFVNTRIDWKETPEAHVFKADLPGLKKEEVKVEVEDGKVLQISGERNREQEEKNDKWHRVERSSGKFLRRFRLPENAKMEEIKANMENGVLTVTVPKMEEKKPEVKSIDISSAA